A portion of the bacterium genome contains these proteins:
- a CDS encoding ABC transporter ATP-binding protein gives MTDPIVLVDGVTKRHGEGHRAIEALRGVSFSVERGRFVSVTGPSGCGKTTLLHILAGIDQPTTGRVTVAGHDLGTLGADARSDLRLRQIGFVFQASNLLPSFTALENVAVPLEFQGVRWREARQRAAAVLESVGIPVPAHARLPSDLSGGEQQRVAIARAIIGRPALLLADEPTGNLDSVTGRRILDLLSELNRSEGVTIIMVTHSVLAGSYGDRTLVLEDGRVVRDVSAPSPTHLRSVAADES, from the coding sequence ATGACCGACCCGATCGTTCTCGTCGACGGCGTCACCAAACGCCACGGTGAGGGTCATCGCGCCATCGAGGCCCTGCGGGGCGTATCCTTCAGCGTCGAGCGGGGGCGGTTCGTGTCGGTTACGGGACCGAGCGGGTGCGGCAAGACCACGCTCTTGCACATCCTCGCTGGCATCGATCAGCCGACGACCGGGCGCGTCACGGTGGCGGGCCACGACCTCGGCACGCTCGGCGCCGATGCGCGGAGCGATCTTCGGCTGCGACAGATCGGCTTCGTCTTTCAGGCTTCGAACCTGTTGCCCAGCTTCACGGCTCTCGAGAACGTCGCCGTCCCGCTGGAGTTCCAGGGTGTACGCTGGCGGGAAGCACGGCAGCGCGCCGCGGCCGTGCTGGAAAGCGTCGGAATTCCGGTCCCCGCGCACGCGCGCCTTCCCTCCGACCTGTCCGGAGGCGAGCAGCAGCGAGTGGCGATCGCGCGCGCGATCATCGGCCGCCCCGCGCTCCTGCTCGCGGACGAGCCGACCGGCAATCTCGACTCGGTCACGGGGCGCCGGATCCTGGATCTGCTGAGCGAGCTGAACCGGTCGGAGGGCGTGACCATCATCATGGTGACCCACAGCGTGCTCGCCGGCAGCTATGGCGACCGGACCCTCGTGCTGGAGGACGGCCGGGTCGTCCGCGACGTCAGCGCGCCGTCGCCGACCCACCTGCGCAGCGTAGCGGCGGACGAGAGCTGA
- a CDS encoding magnesium chelatase has product MRDSNRPGTLGELRASGYVVRPVREEMRRNLLAKLQSGERFLPGIVGYDDSVIPEIENAILAGHHIVFLGERGQGKSRIIRGLVGLLDEAVPAIAGCAIQDDPTAPICAACKRRAADEGDALPIAWTPRHQRYGEKLATPDVSMADLIGEIDPVKVAEGRYLADEETIHYGIIPRTNRGLFAINELPDLTEKVQVGLFNLMEEKDVQIKGFKIRLPLDVVIVASANPEDYTSRGRIITPLKDRFDVQVRTHYPRTLEDEIAIMEQEVAVGERVGREVRVPPFMREIVAQLTFEARQSNEINQASGVSVRVSINNYETLLANAEKRAVRTGEREIVPRPTDLPAVVASTAGKIELEYGGEDKREEDLLDRLVNRAVLKVWDGYLGTEACGRVIEHFESGWGVEVSDRMASEDYREGVQKIPGLREAVERLGPFESPGLTAAAIEFVLEGLHLHQKLNKDRQGGRWSYRA; this is encoded by the coding sequence GTGCGAGACTCCAACCGGCCGGGCACGCTCGGCGAGCTTAGGGCCTCCGGCTACGTCGTCCGGCCGGTGCGCGAGGAGATGCGGCGCAACCTGCTCGCCAAGCTCCAGAGCGGCGAGCGCTTCCTGCCCGGGATCGTCGGCTACGACGACAGCGTCATCCCGGAGATCGAGAACGCCATCCTCGCCGGCCACCACATCGTGTTCCTGGGCGAGCGCGGGCAGGGGAAGAGCCGCATCATCCGCGGGCTCGTCGGGTTGCTCGACGAGGCGGTGCCCGCCATCGCCGGGTGCGCGATCCAGGACGACCCGACGGCGCCCATCTGCGCGGCGTGCAAGCGGCGTGCGGCCGACGAGGGCGACGCGCTGCCGATCGCGTGGACCCCGCGCCACCAGCGCTACGGCGAGAAGCTCGCAACGCCCGACGTCTCCATGGCCGACCTCATCGGCGAGATCGATCCGGTGAAGGTGGCCGAGGGGCGCTATCTCGCCGACGAGGAGACGATCCACTACGGCATCATCCCGCGCACGAATCGCGGGCTCTTCGCCATCAACGAGCTGCCCGACCTGACGGAGAAGGTCCAGGTCGGGCTGTTCAACCTGATGGAGGAGAAGGACGTCCAGATCAAAGGCTTCAAGATCCGCCTGCCGCTCGACGTCGTCATCGTCGCCAGCGCGAACCCCGAGGACTACACCAGCCGCGGGCGCATCATCACGCCGCTGAAGGACCGCTTCGACGTGCAGGTGCGCACGCACTACCCGCGCACGCTCGAGGACGAGATCGCGATCATGGAGCAGGAGGTCGCGGTCGGGGAGCGCGTCGGGCGCGAGGTCCGCGTGCCGCCGTTCATGCGCGAGATCGTGGCCCAGCTCACCTTCGAGGCGCGGCAGTCGAACGAGATCAACCAGGCGTCGGGCGTCAGCGTGCGCGTCAGCATCAACAACTACGAGACGCTGCTCGCGAACGCCGAGAAGCGCGCGGTGCGGACGGGCGAGCGCGAGATCGTGCCGCGGCCGACCGACCTGCCGGCGGTCGTCGCGTCGACGGCGGGCAAGATCGAGCTCGAGTACGGCGGCGAGGACAAGCGCGAGGAGGACCTCCTCGATCGGCTCGTGAACCGCGCCGTGCTCAAGGTGTGGGACGGCTACCTCGGCACCGAGGCGTGCGGGCGCGTCATCGAGCACTTCGAGTCGGGGTGGGGCGTCGAGGTGTCCGACCGCATGGCGTCGGAGGACTACCGCGAGGGCGTGCAGAAGATCCCGGGCCTGCGCGAGGCCGTCGAGCGGCTCGGGCCGTTCGAGAGCCCGGGGCTCACCGCCGCGGCGATCGAGTTCGTGCTCGAGGGCCTGCACCTCCACCAGAAGCTCAACAAGGACCGCCAGGGCGGCCGGTGGTCGTATCGCGCCTGA
- the mutS gene encoding DNA mismatch repair protein MutS, producing MRGNLLAQYLRVKAQHQAAILLFRLGDFYEMFFEDAKVASAVCDLTLTARNRGEPDEVPLCGFPAHAAQPYVARLLAAGHAVAISEQVETKGRGIMEREVVRVITPGTILEEENLDPGTPSLLVALVGEGDERFALAVVDFATGTFRVAEIAGWPATREELGRLAPRELLLGPDLPAAVAAWCGPPRPWATAVLPEPVPVAAPLPPLATRAAGGVLAYLDAVYRRRPAHLRPPELYALAGFLGLDASTCRNLELLQTLGGERRGSLLWVLDATRTPMGARRLREWVLYPLLDAAAIGERLDAVEVLVEGLEMRAALREALAGVGDLERLAGRIGARSAGPRDVAQLAAALDRVGTARATLGGAGATLLASLAAALDALPDTAQLIRTTLVDAPPPHTRLPGYIRTGHHPEVDALREASSDGKGWLARFETAERERTGIPSLKVRYNKVFGYYVEITKPNLPLVPPDYERKQTLVSAERFVTPALKEHEARVLGAEERLRTLEQHCFQELLDAVANHHPTLVRTADALAALDVTAGLAETAHRRGWVRARITREPVIRVRAGRHPVVEAVASEPFVPNDVLLDAEAEQLLLLTGPNMGGKSTYLRQVALLTLLAQMGSFVPATEAEIGLADRIFTRVGASDNLVGGESTFMVEMRETAQILAGLTARSLVVLDEIGRGTSTFDGISIAWAVAEHLHDAAERPRTLFATHYHELTALAAERPRIRNLSVAVAEWNGQVVFLRQIVPGPAPRSYGVEVAALAGVPPALVTRAREILARLEAGQEAGREPRARRLGTTPGQLSLFAPPDARLRQELAALEPERLSPLDALVTLTRIVERARQPP from the coding sequence GTGCGAGGCAACCTTCTCGCCCAGTACCTCCGGGTCAAGGCGCAGCACCAGGCCGCGATCCTGCTCTTCCGCCTCGGGGACTTCTACGAGATGTTCTTCGAGGACGCGAAGGTCGCGTCCGCCGTCTGCGACCTGACGCTCACGGCGCGGAACCGCGGCGAGCCCGACGAGGTCCCGCTCTGCGGCTTCCCTGCGCACGCGGCGCAGCCGTACGTCGCCCGCCTGCTGGCCGCGGGACACGCGGTCGCGATCAGCGAGCAGGTCGAGACCAAGGGGCGCGGCATCATGGAGCGCGAGGTCGTGCGCGTCATCACGCCGGGCACGATCCTCGAGGAGGAGAACCTCGACCCCGGTACGCCGAGCCTGCTCGTCGCGCTGGTGGGCGAGGGCGACGAGCGCTTCGCGCTCGCCGTCGTCGACTTCGCGACCGGCACGTTCCGCGTCGCCGAGATCGCCGGGTGGCCGGCGACGCGCGAGGAGCTCGGCCGGCTGGCGCCCCGCGAGCTGCTGCTCGGTCCCGACCTGCCGGCGGCGGTGGCGGCGTGGTGCGGTCCGCCGCGGCCGTGGGCCACCGCGGTGCTGCCCGAGCCGGTGCCGGTCGCGGCGCCGCTGCCGCCGCTCGCGACGCGCGCGGCGGGGGGCGTCCTTGCCTATCTCGATGCCGTCTACCGGCGCCGCCCGGCGCATCTGCGGCCGCCGGAGCTCTACGCCCTGGCCGGCTTCCTCGGCCTCGACGCCTCCACCTGCCGCAACCTCGAGCTGCTCCAGACGCTCGGCGGCGAGCGCCGCGGCTCGCTCTTGTGGGTGCTCGACGCCACGCGCACGCCGATGGGGGCGCGGCGACTGCGCGAGTGGGTGCTGTACCCGCTGCTCGACGCGGCCGCGATCGGCGAGCGGCTCGACGCGGTCGAAGTCCTCGTCGAGGGGCTCGAGATGCGCGCCGCGCTGCGCGAGGCGCTGGCCGGGGTCGGCGATCTCGAGCGCCTCGCCGGCCGCATCGGCGCGCGCAGCGCCGGCCCGCGCGACGTCGCCCAGCTCGCCGCGGCCCTCGACCGCGTCGGCACCGCCCGCGCGACGCTCGGTGGCGCCGGCGCAACGCTGCTCGCGAGCCTCGCCGCCGCCCTCGACGCGCTCCCGGACACGGCGCAGCTGATCCGCACCACGCTGGTCGACGCCCCGCCGCCGCACACCCGCCTGCCGGGCTACATCCGCACCGGCCACCACCCCGAGGTCGACGCGCTCCGCGAGGCGTCGAGCGACGGCAAGGGCTGGCTCGCCCGCTTCGAGACGGCGGAGCGCGAGCGCACCGGCATCCCGTCGCTCAAGGTCCGCTACAACAAGGTGTTCGGCTACTACGTCGAGATCACGAAGCCGAACCTGCCGCTCGTGCCGCCGGACTACGAGCGCAAGCAGACGCTGGTCTCGGCCGAGCGCTTCGTCACGCCGGCGCTGAAGGAGCACGAGGCGCGCGTCCTCGGCGCCGAGGAGCGGCTGCGCACGCTGGAGCAGCACTGCTTCCAGGAGCTGCTCGACGCGGTCGCGAACCATCACCCGACGCTCGTGCGCACGGCCGACGCGCTGGCCGCGCTCGACGTCACGGCCGGGCTGGCGGAGACGGCGCACCGCCGCGGCTGGGTGCGGGCCCGCATCACGCGCGAGCCGGTGATCCGCGTGCGCGCCGGGCGCCATCCCGTGGTCGAGGCGGTGGCGTCGGAGCCGTTCGTGCCGAACGACGTGCTGCTCGACGCCGAAGCCGAGCAGCTGCTCCTCCTCACCGGTCCCAACATGGGCGGCAAGTCGACCTACCTGCGGCAGGTGGCGCTGCTGACGCTGCTCGCCCAGATGGGCAGCTTCGTGCCGGCCACCGAGGCCGAGATCGGGCTCGCCGACCGCATCTTCACGCGCGTCGGCGCCAGCGACAACCTCGTCGGCGGCGAGTCGACGTTCATGGTCGAGATGCGCGAGACGGCGCAGATCCTCGCCGGCCTCACGGCGCGGAGCCTCGTCGTGCTCGACGAGATCGGGCGCGGCACGAGCACCTTCGACGGCATCTCGATCGCCTGGGCGGTCGCCGAGCACCTGCACGACGCCGCCGAGCGGCCACGCACGCTGTTCGCCACCCACTACCACGAACTCACGGCGCTCGCGGCCGAGCGGCCGCGCATCCGCAACCTGTCGGTGGCCGTCGCCGAATGGAACGGTCAGGTGGTGTTCCTGCGCCAGATCGTCCCAGGCCCCGCGCCGCGCAGCTACGGCGTCGAGGTCGCGGCCCTGGCAGGGGTGCCGCCGGCCCTGGTGACGCGCGCCCGCGAGATCCTCGCCCGCCTGGAGGCGGGGCAGGAGGCCGGCCGCGAGCCGCGGGCGCGGCGGCTCGGGACGACGCCGGGGCAGCTATCGTTGTTTGCGCCCCCGGACGCGCGGCTGCGCCAGGAGCTCGCGGCGCTCGAGCCGGAGCGTCTGAGCCCCCTCGACGCCCTCGTCACGCTCACGCGCATCGTCGAGCGGGCGCGCCAGCCGCCTTGA